Proteins from a genomic interval of Debaryomyces hansenii CBS767 chromosome E complete sequence:
- a CDS encoding DEHA2E17820p (no similarity), whose translation MRSMSRHQSHDSGCTIVLASSIKASWSRQVIARYIYHPNNIGEYDSGGGQWDDGESVNDWPVVHRPEPRLAGNYSRQLA comes from the coding sequence ATGCGCTCAATGTCTCGGCACCAGCTGCACGATAGCGGGTGCACAATTGTGTTGGCGAGTAGTATTAAGGCGTCTTGGTCACGGCAGGTGATCGCGCGCTACATATATCatccaaataatattgGTGAATACGACAGCGGCGGCGGCCAGTGGGACGATGGCGAAAGCGTTAATGACTGGCCCGTTGTGCATAGGCCTGAGCCCAGGCTAGCGGGCAACTATTCTCGGCAGCTAGCGTAG
- a CDS encoding DEHA2E17842p (weakly similar to CA6071|IPF4835 Candida albicans IPF4835 zinc finger protein), whose protein sequence is MGGPKTTNVSSINSMSAITPVQVSPSAYTGPQMGGSGTNQSVSGPMNGLTNDHFLSNRSASLPHAPVVYHGQDYYGSVQGTSQPGRSVFYATGQHSQGTSPPKGPLSYPTHNAPTGHHNATQPEGYANQQINFTHPMYGQNHSGSQGGPGGPNSGQPAYNGTYDYQMMPYSVQQPVYYPVYSQLPYHQVEENNALVNKRRIIKRRTRTGCLTCRKRRIKCDERKPYCFNCERSKKVCLGYENLSKSRKKSKPDSDSNSNDDDEKD, encoded by the coding sequence ATGGGAGGGCCCAAGACTACAAATGTCCTGTCAATAAACTCTATGTCGGCCATAACACCGGTCCAGGTATCTCCTCTGGCGTATACGGGACCCCAAATGGGTGGTTCTGGGACTAACCAGAGCGTTCTGGGTCCCATGAATGGGCTTACTAACGACCACTTTCTTTCGAATAGGTCTGCCAGTCTTCCACATGCACCGGTCGTTTATCACGGCCAGGATTACTATGGTAGTGTTCAGGGAACTAGCCAACCAGGCAGGCTGGTGTTTTATGCTACTGGGCAACATAGTCAAGGTACCAGTCCACCTAAAGGCCCGCTCTCGTATCCAACACACAATGCACCTACGGGACATCACAATGCCACCCAGCCTGAAGGGTATGCGAATCAACAGATAAATTTCACACATCCCATGTACGGACAAAATCACTCGGGTTCTCAGGGTGGCCCGGGTGGCCCCAATTCGGGCCAGCCAGCCTATAATGGGACTTACGATTACCAAATGATGCCATATTCAGTTCAACAGCCAGTTTACTACCCAGTGTATTCACAACTTCCCTATCATCAGGTAGAGGAAAATAACGCGTTAGTGAACAAAAGGAGAATTATTAAGAGAAGGACGAGAACTGGATGTCTTACTTGTCGCAAAAGGAGGATCAAGTGTGATGAGAGAAAACCTTATTGCTTTAATTGTGAACGGTCCAAGAAGGTTTGTCTCGGGTATGAAAACTTGTCAAAACTGAGGAAGAAGAGTAAGCCCGATTCAGATTCTAATTccaatgatgatgatgaaaaagattaA